The following coding sequences are from one Bifidobacterium sp. window:
- the pyrE gene encoding orotate phosphoribosyltransferase, with amino-acid sequence MVEETAQHNLSLQHRFTQFLLQSGALRFGNFRLKSGRQSPYFINAGAFDNGAKIALLGEFYATTIKEAISQGIFPEDIDTVFGPAYKGIPLAVSTAIALTSAHDFPVGYTFDRKEKKDHGDGGSFVGTALRDGMNVVMVDDVMTAGTAVRESIPKLQAEAHINVVGLVLSVDRMERSGDSDISAVQAVEDEFGFPVLSIANIREIFDAASHITDESGKALLSAEVQEQAQQYLQHYGSR; translated from the coding sequence ATGGTAGAGGAGACAGCACAGCACAATCTGTCATTGCAACATCGCTTTACACAGTTTCTATTGCAATCAGGAGCCTTGCGGTTTGGTAATTTTAGGCTCAAATCTGGGCGTCAATCACCGTATTTTATTAATGCAGGAGCATTCGATAACGGTGCCAAAATAGCCTTACTAGGTGAATTCTATGCAACAACCATCAAAGAGGCGATATCTCAAGGAATTTTCCCTGAAGATATTGATACTGTTTTCGGTCCTGCTTATAAAGGTATCCCGCTTGCGGTTTCCACAGCAATCGCTTTGACTAGCGCGCATGATTTTCCTGTAGGCTACACCTTTGACCGTAAAGAGAAAAAGGATCACGGTGATGGTGGTTCATTTGTTGGCACAGCTTTACGTGACGGTATGAATGTGGTCATGGTGGATGATGTGATGACTGCTGGAACTGCAGTTCGAGAGTCTATACCGAAACTTCAGGCCGAAGCGCACATTAACGTGGTGGGCTTAGTACTCTCTGTTGATCGCATGGAACGTTCAGGAGACAGTGACATCTCAGCTGTTCAGGCGGTAGAGGACGAATTCGGGTTTCCGGTGTTGAGTATCGCTAATATTCGGGAGATTTTCGATGCAGCATCGCATATCACCGATGAGAGTGGCAAGGCTTTGTTGAGTGCAGAGGTGCAAGAACAGGCGCAGCAGTACCTACAACACTATGGTTCGCGTTGA
- a CDS encoding dihydroorotate dehydrogenase: MMENAHSVVPTMWKHSTIVAGVPWKNPVGTASGTFNLAACSPYYDVSQMGAISTKGVSPIPWEGNPTPRTAETPCGTVNAVGLQNPGVNHYLVDELPKLKALGATVVTNVAGHSDDDYAEVVEKLADSPADMLEINVSCPNVSHGGMSVGTDSLALYRLISRLRTLTDKPMVVKLSPNVTDIVAIARACVDAGADALSLINTLIGMRLDIHTGQPILANATGGVSGPCILPMALSFVWRVRQALPDIPIIGIGGISKGEDALEFLYAGANAVEVGAAALFDPVAPLRIANELETLLDSRPKLAAKLKEGKTW, from the coding sequence ATGATGGAAAATGCTCACTCAGTTGTGCCAACAATGTGGAAGCATTCTACAATAGTTGCTGGCGTACCTTGGAAAAACCCTGTTGGCACGGCTTCAGGAACCTTTAATCTCGCAGCTTGCAGTCCGTATTATGATGTGTCCCAGATGGGTGCGATCAGCACTAAAGGAGTGTCTCCAATACCGTGGGAGGGCAACCCGACTCCACGCACCGCTGAGACACCGTGTGGGACAGTCAATGCGGTGGGTTTACAAAATCCAGGTGTCAATCACTATCTTGTTGACGAGTTACCGAAACTCAAAGCGCTCGGTGCAACAGTAGTAACCAACGTTGCAGGTCATAGTGATGATGATTATGCCGAGGTAGTAGAGAAGCTTGCAGACAGTCCAGCGGACATGCTCGAGATTAATGTGAGTTGTCCAAATGTGTCGCATGGAGGTATGTCTGTTGGCACTGATTCATTGGCACTATATCGTTTGATAAGCCGTTTACGCACCCTAACTGACAAGCCGATGGTTGTGAAGCTGTCACCTAATGTCACCGACATCGTGGCTATTGCGAGGGCTTGTGTTGACGCTGGTGCTGATGCATTAAGTTTGATTAACACATTGATTGGTATGCGTTTAGATATTCATACAGGGCAACCCATACTTGCTAATGCAACCGGTGGTGTCTCTGGGCCTTGTATCCTTCCAATGGCTTTATCGTTTGTATGGCGGGTCCGTCAGGCGCTGCCTGATATTCCTATCATCGGCATAGGCGGTATTAGCAAGGGTGAAGACGCCTTGGAATTCTTATATGCCGGTGCAAACGCGGTAGAAGTCGGGGCGGCTGCCCTATTTGATCCAGTTGCACCATTACGCATAGCGAATGAACTTGAAACATTACTAGATAGCAGGCCCAAGCTGGCGGCCAAACTCAAGGAGGGAAAGACATGGTAG
- a CDS encoding dihydroorotate dehydrogenase electron transfer subunit: protein MKDLTTIEDNRQAATFLKPRHPAEVLEIASMAPGIIRLVIRDPYVAAHATAGQFINVYTSDSARMMPRPFGISGIQGDMCSLIFAIVGSGTADFSQLKVGQFVDILGPLGKGFDITLDKQYLLVGGGLGIPPLLFAAQQIQRSNNLQNSAVALFGYRDSHFANTLAAQHCADVLSIDDSEGNVITLLNRLMTSSEFSNADLMVLSCGPHPMMKAVAHWASAHGIPSQLSLEARMGCGFGTCVVCVQDTIAGRKKVCVDGPVFSAEDLGWAV, encoded by the coding sequence ATGAAAGACCTCACGACTATCGAGGATAATCGGCAGGCAGCCACATTTCTTAAGCCACGGCATCCAGCAGAAGTGCTTGAGATTGCTAGTATGGCTCCTGGAATTATTCGCTTAGTAATTCGTGACCCCTATGTAGCGGCGCACGCAACAGCAGGCCAATTCATCAATGTATATACCAGCGATAGCGCACGGATGATGCCACGTCCTTTTGGCATAAGTGGCATTCAGGGTGATATGTGTAGCTTGATTTTTGCAATTGTTGGGTCAGGAACTGCAGACTTTTCCCAGCTTAAAGTCGGCCAATTCGTTGACATATTAGGGCCTTTGGGTAAAGGTTTTGACATCACCCTAGATAAGCAGTATTTACTTGTCGGTGGAGGCTTGGGAATACCTCCTCTACTGTTTGCAGCACAGCAGATACAACGATCCAACAATCTGCAGAACAGCGCAGTTGCCCTGTTTGGATACCGAGATTCCCACTTTGCTAATACACTAGCCGCGCAACATTGTGCGGATGTACTGAGCATCGATGACTCTGAGGGGAATGTCATCACCTTGCTAAATCGTCTTATGACATCCTCAGAATTCAGCAATGCTGACCTCATGGTGTTGTCTTGTGGCCCACATCCCATGATGAAAGCTGTAGCTCACTGGGCATCAGCACATGGAATCCCATCACAGTTGAGTTTAGAAGCAAGGATGGGTTGCGGCTTTGGTACCTGTGTGGTGTGTGTACAAGACACTATCGCAGGACGAAAAAAAGTATGTGTGGATGGACCAGTTTTTAGTGCTGAAGATTTGGGGTGGGCAGTATGA
- the pyrF gene encoding orotidine-5'-phosphate decarboxylase, producing MDGLIETITALDNPSVVGLDPTLALVPPQFLEKAKQQQSQYPHEIMDHSKLVTQAYVLFNEAVMKGIAGIVPAVKPQIAMYEAFGEAGIQAYIDTCARAQDLGFYVLGDIKRGDIGSTASAYAAHLSGVEGVTQSSSWHEDAITVNPYLGSDGIDPFVTASIHHHKDIFVLVRTSNPSSGEIQELTTADGRLVYECVADLVSVWGESSIGEYGYSRVGAVVGATHPQAGRALRERMPHTFFLIPGYGAQGGSAQDVAAMFDDQGSGALVNSSRGIIGSWRKHVEYNPSMTFDEVFALVERSSRDAALEMRDGLRSALLQR from the coding sequence TTGGACGGACTAATTGAAACAATCACCGCACTAGATAATCCCAGCGTAGTAGGGCTAGACCCAACTCTGGCCTTAGTCCCTCCACAATTTCTAGAGAAGGCTAAACAACAACAAAGCCAATATCCCCACGAGATAATGGATCATTCTAAGCTGGTTACACAAGCATATGTACTGTTCAATGAAGCAGTGATGAAGGGCATTGCCGGAATTGTTCCGGCTGTCAAACCACAGATTGCCATGTATGAAGCCTTTGGCGAAGCAGGCATACAAGCGTATATCGACACTTGTGCTCGTGCGCAAGATCTTGGTTTTTATGTACTCGGCGATATCAAACGCGGTGATATCGGTTCAACCGCCAGTGCATACGCCGCACATCTGAGCGGAGTAGAGGGTGTGACTCAAAGCTCATCGTGGCATGAAGATGCAATCACCGTTAATCCATATCTCGGCTCAGATGGTATCGATCCCTTTGTGACAGCGTCAATACACCATCACAAAGATATTTTTGTTCTAGTGCGTACATCAAATCCTTCAAGTGGAGAAATCCAAGAACTCACTACGGCCGATGGACGGTTGGTCTATGAATGTGTAGCTGATCTCGTGAGTGTCTGGGGTGAATCCAGCATCGGTGAATATGGATACTCCCGTGTTGGCGCAGTTGTGGGTGCTACTCATCCGCAAGCGGGTCGTGCATTACGCGAGCGTATGCCGCATACCTTTTTCCTGATTCCGGGTTATGGTGCGCAAGGTGGATCCGCTCAGGATGTAGCAGCGATGTTTGATGACCAAGGTTCCGGTGCTTTGGTAAATTCATCGCGAGGAATTATTGGGTCTTGGCGTAAGCATGTTGAATATAATCCATCCATGACTTTCGATGAGGTGTTTGCATTGGTAGAACGCAGTTCACGCGATGCTGCACTTGAGATGAGAGATGGCTTACGTAGTGCGCTGTTACAACGGTGA
- a CDS encoding dihydroorotase, producing MLPSASIILKQITVWDTDESIDVILPLGPTASVADQSQQSESAVPILDESNALTLAIRAATQSRSYNEQESVVVDCSGYILAPGLCDPHVHFRDPGQTQKESMLSGCSAAASGGYTNVLIMPNTVPALDGRKLNRSIDGAQEVMDAGFDSVVDYLQHYAQFSGQQLPVHYDLCVAASEGREGNSASQLQDWQPYVCHASSRNSSEEFNNHPIVAISDDGSAITDGILEEVAKNAQRAGIPIVDHCEHHDSGVINEGAISRQLHVPGIPSLTELTIVKRDIALARRTQQHVHLQHVSTAAAFEAIRQAKHEGLPVSCETAPHYIALCDEDVLEHGTLAKMNPPLRSAADRQATIEAVCDGTVDMLATDHAPHTITDKQLSLLEAPNGIIGLESAYGVCHSILVDGGYIDNRRLIELMSVSPARLMGEPSVNIGEFLSDASPADLSSSTTPLEAANTHNSGTHNSAISSRRVLDLRIPRAGRNIDLSILAPNDRWTIEPERFYSHARNTPFASWSVTGLPVATILAASFAFSRVPSTRISLHRPDIIGSES from the coding sequence ATGCTCCCTTCCGCCAGCATCATTTTGAAACAGATCACCGTTTGGGACACAGATGAGAGCATTGATGTGATTCTGCCCTTGGGACCAACGGCAAGTGTTGCGGATCAATCTCAGCAGTCCGAGTCTGCTGTTCCAATACTAGATGAGAGCAACGCTCTCACTCTAGCTATACGCGCAGCTACTCAGTCCCGCAGCTATAACGAACAAGAGTCTGTTGTTGTGGACTGTTCCGGTTACATCCTTGCTCCAGGTCTTTGCGATCCGCATGTACATTTCCGCGATCCTGGACAAACGCAGAAAGAAAGTATGCTTTCTGGATGTTCGGCTGCGGCCAGTGGCGGCTACACCAATGTGCTGATTATGCCTAACACCGTTCCCGCACTTGATGGACGCAAACTTAACCGGAGTATTGATGGTGCCCAAGAAGTGATGGATGCAGGTTTCGACTCAGTTGTCGATTACTTGCAACATTACGCACAATTCAGCGGACAACAATTACCTGTGCACTACGACTTATGTGTGGCAGCTTCTGAGGGGCGCGAAGGCAACTCAGCCAGTCAATTACAAGATTGGCAACCGTATGTATGTCACGCGAGTAGCCGAAATTCCTCGGAGGAATTTAACAACCATCCAATCGTGGCAATCAGTGATGATGGTTCTGCCATAACCGACGGCATTCTCGAAGAAGTTGCCAAGAATGCGCAACGGGCGGGGATACCTATTGTTGATCATTGCGAACACCATGACAGCGGTGTAATCAACGAAGGTGCTATTTCTCGTCAGCTACATGTACCAGGTATTCCATCCTTGACTGAATTAACTATCGTCAAGCGTGATATTGCATTAGCACGGCGAACCCAGCAGCATGTACATCTTCAGCATGTCAGCACTGCAGCGGCATTCGAGGCTATCCGGCAGGCGAAGCATGAAGGCTTGCCAGTGAGTTGTGAAACAGCTCCACACTACATAGCGCTATGTGATGAAGATGTACTTGAGCATGGTACTTTGGCGAAAATGAATCCGCCACTAAGAAGTGCCGCTGATCGTCAAGCGACAATTGAAGCGGTTTGTGATGGAACAGTCGATATGTTAGCGACTGATCACGCACCCCATACGATTACGGATAAACAACTGTCATTACTTGAGGCACCTAATGGCATCATTGGTCTGGAAAGTGCGTATGGAGTCTGCCACAGTATTTTGGTAGACGGAGGATATATAGACAATAGGCGTTTGATTGAGTTGATGTCTGTTTCTCCAGCACGTCTGATGGGGGAGCCCAGCGTCAATATTGGTGAGTTCTTATCTGATGCCTCACCAGCAGATCTAAGCTCCTCCACAACACCTTTGGAAGCGGCAAATACCCATAATTCAGGGACACATAATTCTGCAATATCAAGTCGACGAGTACTTGATTTGCGAATACCAAGAGCGGGTCGGAATATTGATTTGAGTATTCTTGCTCCCAATGACCGTTGGACGATTGAGCCAGAACGCTTTTACTCACATGCGAGAAACACGCCTTTTGCTTCATGGTCTGTTACTGGACTTCCGGTGGCCACCATACTTGCAGCTTCGTTCGCATTTTCGCGTGTCCCATCAACACGCATCAGCCTCCACCGGCCTGACATTATTGGAAGCGAGTCGTAA
- a CDS encoding aspartate carbamoyltransferase regulatory subunit — MEVTSINNGIIIDHVPAGTALTVLQYLHIDPSSAKLALIMNADSNRYGCKDIIKIEDEQDVDLDVLGFVARQATVDIVRGGSIVAKHQPNLPEHLLDVITCGNPRCVTTTEPGISQRFHLCHSERHEYRCDYCDEEAKL, encoded by the coding sequence ATGGAAGTAACCAGCATCAACAATGGCATCATCATCGATCATGTGCCGGCAGGAACTGCTCTGACTGTCCTACAGTATTTGCACATAGATCCATCAAGCGCAAAGCTTGCTTTAATAATGAACGCTGACAGCAACCGATACGGTTGCAAAGACATCATCAAAATCGAGGATGAGCAGGATGTGGACCTCGACGTGTTAGGTTTCGTAGCTCGTCAGGCGACTGTTGATATTGTCCGAGGTGGCAGCATCGTTGCTAAACATCAGCCGAATCTTCCTGAGCATCTTTTGGACGTTATTACATGCGGCAACCCACGTTGTGTGACTACGACTGAGCCTGGAATAAGTCAACGATTCCATCTGTGCCACAGTGAGCGCCACGAATATCGCTGCGATTACTGCGACGAGGAAGCGAAACTCTGA
- the pyrB gene encoding aspartate carbamoyltransferase translates to MSETSSLVGRSVVTLDDLTTTQIQDLLLKARYIDGHRAEVSHTCDGRILATLFYEPSTRTRLSFETAMLRLGGNVIGFAGAQLSSVSKGESIGDTLKTVSNYVDVVAIRHPKEGAALVASEAASVPVINAGDGGHMHPTQTLADLATLKSRFGRITNLTVGLCGDLTFGRTVHSLIETLCRFGNVHFVLVSPDELKTPQYVLDRINQTPSCSYTEVTDLVSIIGDLDVLYMTRVQKERFFNEDDYLRLRDTYILDAEKLKLSKPTMAVLHPLPRVNEIAVDVDSDPRAAYFEQVRNGMLMRMALESTVVGDVLPGYAAWANTEETV, encoded by the coding sequence ATTTCCGAGACTTCTTCACTGGTGGGTCGCAGCGTTGTAACGCTTGATGATCTCACCACTACTCAGATTCAGGATTTACTCCTCAAAGCACGATATATTGATGGTCATCGTGCTGAGGTTTCTCATACATGTGATGGAAGAATATTAGCAACACTTTTTTATGAACCAAGCACGCGTACACGTCTAAGTTTTGAAACGGCAATGTTGCGGCTTGGAGGCAATGTTATCGGTTTCGCTGGTGCCCAGCTATCTAGTGTTTCCAAGGGCGAATCTATAGGAGACACGTTGAAAACAGTCTCCAATTATGTTGATGTGGTTGCCATTCGACATCCTAAAGAAGGTGCCGCTCTGGTAGCATCTGAGGCAGCTTCAGTACCTGTTATCAATGCTGGAGATGGCGGCCATATGCATCCCACGCAAACTCTAGCTGACTTGGCAACATTGAAATCTCGCTTCGGTCGCATTACCAACCTCACTGTAGGGCTCTGTGGCGATTTGACTTTTGGCCGAACAGTGCATTCTCTTATCGAAACGCTATGCCGCTTCGGTAACGTACATTTTGTGCTTGTCAGCCCTGACGAATTGAAAACACCACAGTATGTACTAGACCGAATTAATCAGACTCCAAGTTGCTCATACACTGAGGTAACAGATCTCGTTTCAATAATCGGTGACTTAGACGTGCTCTATATGACACGAGTACAGAAGGAACGTTTCTTTAACGAAGATGATTACCTGCGGTTAAGAGATACCTACATACTTGACGCCGAAAAACTTAAACTGTCCAAACCGACGATGGCAGTGTTGCATCCTTTGCCTCGTGTCAACGAAATCGCTGTGGATGTCGATAGCGACCCGCGGGCTGCTTACTTTGAGCAGGTACGCAACGGCATGTTGATGCGTATGGCACTTGAAAGCACCGTAGTTGGAGACGTTCTTCCAGGCTATGCAGCATGGGCAAACACAGAGGAGACAGTCTGA
- a CDS encoding bifunctional [glutamine synthetase] adenylyltransferase/[glutamine synthetase]-adenylyl-L-tyrosine phosphorylase: MADQTWQLSSHVLIHAGFQDLEQARLSFESLQAAGLSESCIQALLKALTRVCDPDVALQNLTSLCESFHEQQLRLHDLIPDSTVWASLLSVLGASEVVGVLMRSRPDLVKYVSTPQEIPTGQHMREALLQAVKASQESNSQLVSSLTLIEGTTALRTEYLKQLVSIMAFDTSAHDPVAIQPQVSQALSDLASAALEAALAVARNQVQDAQDCRFTVIGMGKLGARELNYVSDVDLIYVVECQQASGDHQHLIRIGSKLAMLLQKICQSVIAGVSEPALWQIDTALRPEGKDGPLVRTLQSHQDYYEQWAQNWEFQALLKARPVAGDVDLGHNYCEMAQDFVWKASQRDNFVYDCQHMRKRVEQLIPAPLKDREIKLGKGGLRDVEFTVQMLQLVHGRSDHSLRTASTIESLQALADGGYVSRAQADRLTRDYSFERVLEHRQQMWSLKRTHLFPDLGQGNIGGIERKRDLSREEMDSNSELRRLSRSFGLHADELVERFDATRREVRKLHQDIYYRPMLPISAQLEEDEISLSPQAALVRFASIGFQDPQSAMRHVQALTTGVSRAAKINKILLPAVLQWLGEGQNPDMGLLGWRTLEERFGSGNNYLGFLRDSPSAAQRLCHILANSRFLMDALGKSAESVTWLGDDTKLGTRTLESLNIQTTSARTRFADHKAEYATSIRAMRRHEIERIGLGWMSGTLNEDACLEGMTNVYDAILDSVLTWSIQHVLNATKAQTAAANICLIAMGRYGGREVNFSSDADVIAIYRPNAKCDDATANNFARAVMEVVRAVTGASITVEPKIDLDMDLRPEGKHGPLVRSFNSCKEYYSTWSSVWEHQALLRARYAAGDQQLAELFLNEIANPIRYPRSQISASELGEIRRLKARMEAERLPRGVRRDRHLKLGKGGLSDVEWTIQLLQLQHAGMYEELHTTQTIPALHALRDLGFINQQDAETLEHGWKVCTSARNGNYLWSGRVKQADILPDDSYSLGGIAIYLGQDAHRGQLFENEILSLMRRNREVMERLFYGITA, encoded by the coding sequence ATGGCAGATCAAACATGGCAACTGAGTTCGCATGTTCTTATACACGCGGGATTTCAAGATCTCGAACAGGCACGCCTAAGTTTTGAATCACTACAAGCGGCAGGACTCAGCGAAAGCTGCATTCAGGCACTACTCAAAGCCCTAACGAGGGTATGTGATCCCGACGTAGCACTGCAGAATCTCACTTCGCTATGTGAATCCTTTCACGAACAGCAGTTACGACTCCACGATCTCATACCAGATTCTACGGTCTGGGCCTCTTTGTTGTCAGTTCTTGGTGCATCAGAAGTTGTTGGCGTCTTAATGCGCAGTAGACCTGACTTAGTGAAATATGTATCAACACCGCAGGAAATTCCAACCGGTCAGCATATGCGAGAAGCATTGCTCCAGGCCGTAAAAGCGTCACAAGAATCAAACTCCCAGCTTGTTTCATCACTGACACTCATTGAAGGTACCACAGCACTGCGCACCGAGTACCTCAAACAGCTGGTATCTATCATGGCTTTTGACACTTCTGCACACGACCCAGTGGCGATACAACCTCAAGTTAGCCAAGCGCTTTCTGATTTAGCCTCAGCTGCTTTGGAAGCAGCTCTTGCTGTAGCTAGGAACCAGGTCCAGGACGCTCAAGATTGCCGTTTCACAGTTATTGGCATGGGTAAGCTAGGTGCGCGAGAACTGAACTACGTGTCGGATGTAGACCTTATCTACGTAGTGGAATGTCAACAAGCTTCAGGTGACCATCAACATTTGATTCGCATTGGTAGTAAGTTAGCGATGCTGCTACAGAAGATTTGTCAGTCCGTGATTGCAGGTGTGAGTGAACCAGCACTATGGCAAATTGATACTGCACTACGGCCTGAAGGAAAAGATGGCCCCTTGGTCAGGACTCTTCAATCACATCAAGATTATTATGAACAGTGGGCACAAAACTGGGAATTCCAAGCGTTATTGAAAGCGCGACCTGTGGCAGGTGATGTTGATTTAGGCCATAACTATTGTGAAATGGCACAAGACTTTGTGTGGAAAGCTTCGCAACGCGACAATTTTGTCTACGACTGTCAACACATGAGAAAACGTGTTGAACAACTGATTCCAGCACCGCTAAAAGACAGAGAAATCAAACTGGGTAAAGGTGGTCTCAGAGATGTAGAATTCACCGTGCAAATGCTGCAATTAGTGCATGGGCGTAGCGACCATTCATTACGGACTGCCTCTACAATTGAATCCCTGCAAGCACTTGCAGATGGTGGCTATGTGTCAAGAGCACAAGCAGATCGACTAACTCGTGATTATAGTTTCGAACGTGTTTTAGAACATAGACAACAGATGTGGTCTTTGAAGCGTACACACCTCTTTCCAGATTTAGGGCAAGGCAACATCGGTGGAATAGAACGTAAGCGAGACCTTAGCCGAGAGGAAATGGATTCGAATAGTGAGTTGCGTAGATTATCGCGTAGCTTCGGACTCCACGCTGATGAGCTAGTCGAACGCTTCGACGCCACAAGGCGTGAAGTAAGAAAGCTCCACCAAGATATCTATTACCGGCCAATGCTTCCTATCAGTGCTCAACTCGAAGAGGATGAAATTAGCCTCAGCCCTCAAGCGGCACTCGTACGATTCGCCTCCATAGGTTTCCAAGATCCGCAAAGTGCTATGCGTCATGTGCAAGCGCTCACAACAGGAGTATCAAGAGCTGCGAAAATCAATAAAATTCTACTTCCTGCCGTATTGCAATGGCTAGGCGAGGGGCAGAATCCTGATATGGGTTTGCTGGGCTGGCGTACGTTAGAAGAACGTTTCGGTTCGGGTAATAATTATTTGGGATTCTTGAGAGATTCACCTTCGGCAGCGCAACGGCTATGTCACATCTTGGCAAATTCTCGCTTTCTTATGGACGCTCTAGGAAAATCGGCAGAATCTGTTACGTGGCTGGGGGATGACACGAAACTAGGGACTCGCACACTTGAAAGTTTGAACATCCAGACCACATCAGCACGTACACGATTTGCCGATCATAAAGCTGAGTATGCGACTTCCATCAGAGCGATGCGAAGGCATGAAATAGAGAGAATAGGTCTCGGTTGGATGAGTGGGACCTTAAACGAAGATGCATGTTTGGAAGGTATGACAAATGTGTATGACGCGATTCTTGACTCAGTATTAACGTGGTCAATCCAACATGTATTGAATGCCACGAAGGCACAAACTGCTGCTGCGAATATATGTCTTATTGCCATGGGTCGATATGGTGGCCGCGAAGTCAATTTTAGTTCGGATGCGGATGTAATAGCTATCTACCGTCCTAATGCGAAGTGTGATGATGCTACGGCGAACAACTTTGCCAGAGCTGTGATGGAAGTGGTCAGAGCTGTTACCGGAGCGTCAATAACTGTTGAACCGAAAATTGATCTTGATATGGATCTTCGCCCTGAAGGCAAGCATGGACCGCTGGTCAGATCCTTCAATTCGTGTAAGGAGTATTACTCCACGTGGTCAAGCGTATGGGAACATCAAGCTTTACTACGTGCACGATATGCGGCAGGTGATCAGCAGCTAGCGGAACTCTTCTTGAATGAGATTGCTAATCCAATACGATATCCACGTTCACAGATTAGTGCTAGTGAACTTGGTGAAATACGAAGATTAAAGGCGCGTATGGAGGCAGAACGATTACCCAGGGGAGTGAGAAGAGACCGGCATCTCAAACTCGGCAAGGGCGGGCTTTCTGATGTGGAATGGACGATTCAACTGCTTCAATTGCAACACGCTGGCATGTATGAGGAGCTTCACACCACACAGACAATTCCTGCATTACATGCGTTGAGAGATCTAGGATTCATTAACCAACAAGATGCCGAAACCCTTGAACATGGATGGAAAGTTTGTACGAGTGCACGAAATGGCAATTATCTATGGTCCGGGAGGGTTAAACAGGCAGATATCCTTCCAGACGATAGTTATTCACTCGGCGGTATAGCCATCTATTTGGGCCAAGATGCACATCGTGGGCAGCTGTTTGAAAATGAAATACTCTCGTTAATGCGAAGAAACAGAGAGGTTATGGAACGTCTGTTTTATGGCATTACGGCGTAG
- a CDS encoding carbon starvation protein, with protein sequence MKLNASAQAKLYAMTALACGIWLIQSLYESTQDGSLTAWSTLVFSACLLVVILHSARQAVLGMKAVRKSQEEEDKPSDEER encoded by the coding sequence ATGAAACTCAATGCATCTGCACAAGCGAAACTGTATGCCATGACGGCCTTGGCATGTGGTATCTGGCTCATTCAGTCCTTGTATGAATCGACGCAGGATGGGAGTCTGACCGCATGGTCCACGCTCGTGTTTTCCGCGTGCTTGCTCGTGGTGATTCTGCATTCGGCGAGACAAGCCGTCTTGGGGATGAAAGCGGTACGTAAATCACAGGAAGAGGAAGATAAGCCTAGCGACGAAGAGCGGTAG